Proteins from one Candidatus Eisenbacteria bacterium genomic window:
- a CDS encoding acyl-CoA carboxylase subunit beta, which yields MTRQSRLDELQRRREQSLAGGGPERVAKIHARGRLTARERLELLYDSGSFVEIGAFVTHRSNDFGMERNRITGDGVVAGWGAVDGRLVYAFAQDFTVFGGTMSEANAKKICAIMDLALDNGAPIVGLNDSGGARIQEGVVSLGAYAEVFLRNTLASGVVPQISAVMGPCAGGAVYSPAITDFTIMVEGTSHMFVTGPEVIKAVTSEEVSFEELGGAMTHNTKSGVAHFAARDDADAIRHVKRLLSFLPGNNTEDAPRRACTDPIDRREAALATLIPESSDKPYDMKDVIRAVVDDGDFFEVHEHFAGNIVVGFARLNGRPVGVVGNQPKVLAGVLDIDSSVKAARFVRFCDAFNVPLVTFEDVPGFLPGTRQEWGGIIRHGAKLLYAYCEATVPKLTVVTRKAYGGAYDVMSSKHIRGDYNVAWPSAEMAVMGAEGAVNILHREELSKAADPVAERKKLVDSYNEKFASPWVAAELGYLDDVIEPQDTRPRLIAALEMLRNKRQSMPTKKHGNPPL from the coding sequence GTGACCCGTCAATCGCGCCTCGATGAACTGCAGCGGCGGCGAGAGCAATCGCTCGCTGGTGGCGGCCCCGAACGCGTCGCCAAGATCCACGCCCGCGGCCGGCTCACGGCCCGCGAGCGCCTGGAGCTGCTGTACGACTCGGGATCGTTCGTCGAGATCGGCGCGTTCGTCACCCATCGCTCGAACGACTTCGGCATGGAGCGCAATCGCATCACCGGTGACGGCGTGGTGGCGGGCTGGGGAGCCGTGGACGGGCGACTGGTCTACGCCTTCGCGCAGGACTTCACGGTGTTCGGCGGCACCATGAGCGAAGCGAACGCCAAGAAGATCTGCGCGATCATGGATCTGGCGCTCGACAACGGCGCACCGATCGTGGGGCTCAACGACTCGGGCGGGGCTCGCATTCAGGAAGGCGTGGTCTCGCTCGGCGCCTACGCCGAAGTGTTCCTGCGCAACACGCTCGCTTCCGGAGTAGTGCCGCAGATCTCGGCAGTCATGGGGCCCTGCGCGGGGGGTGCGGTCTACTCTCCCGCGATCACCGACTTCACGATCATGGTCGAGGGCACGAGCCATATGTTCGTGACCGGCCCCGAGGTCATCAAGGCCGTCACCTCCGAGGAGGTGAGCTTCGAGGAGCTGGGCGGCGCCATGACGCACAATACGAAGAGCGGCGTCGCGCACTTCGCGGCGCGCGACGACGCCGACGCGATCCGGCACGTGAAGCGCCTGCTGTCGTTCCTGCCCGGCAACAACACCGAGGACGCGCCGCGCCGAGCCTGCACCGACCCGATCGACCGGCGAGAGGCCGCTCTGGCCACGCTGATCCCCGAGTCCTCCGACAAGCCCTACGACATGAAGGACGTGATCCGGGCGGTGGTGGACGACGGCGACTTCTTCGAGGTGCATGAGCATTTCGCAGGGAATATCGTCGTCGGCTTCGCCCGGCTGAACGGTAGACCGGTCGGTGTGGTCGGAAATCAGCCGAAAGTACTGGCCGGGGTGCTGGACATCGACTCGTCGGTCAAGGCGGCCCGGTTCGTGCGGTTCTGTGACGCTTTCAACGTTCCGCTCGTGACCTTCGAGGACGTTCCGGGGTTCCTGCCCGGCACCCGGCAGGAATGGGGCGGAATCATCCGCCACGGCGCCAAGCTGCTCTACGCCTACTGCGAGGCCACGGTGCCCAAGCTCACCGTGGTGACTCGAAAGGCCTATGGCGGCGCCTACGACGTCATGTCGAGCAAGCACATCCGCGGCGACTACAACGTGGCGTGGCCCAGCGCGGAGATGGCCGTGATGGGGGCCGAAGGGGCGGTCAACATCCTGCATCGCGAGGAGCTCTCGAAGGCCGCCGACCCGGTGGCCGAGCGCAAGAAACTGGTCGACAGCTACAACGAGAAGTTCGCGAGTCCTTGGGTGGCCGCAGAGCTGGGGTACCTGGACGACGTGATCGAGCCCCAGGACACGCGGCCGCGCCTGATCGCCGCACTCGAGATGCTGCGCAACAAGCGGCAGTCGATGCCGACCAAGAAGCACGGCAACCCGCCGCTCTAG